DNA from Mycolicibacterium alvei:
GATAGTCTGCCAAGGGGTCACAGAATCGGTCACCGGACCGGTGTCGTCAGCCCGACCCCGTCGGAAGGGAATGCACCGTTATGGAGAAGATCTCGCTCACCGCGATTGCCCGCCAACAGTTGACTTCCGCCCTTGCGGCCAGCAATGGACGCAGTGCCACCACGGTCTACGGCGGGCATGAGCACCAGTTGCGTCAGACGGTGATCGCTCTCAAAGGTGGCACCGGTCTCGACGAGCACGAGAGCCCGGGCGAGGCGACCCTGCAGGTGATCGACGGCCGGGTGAAGCTGGCCACCGCCGAGGCCAGCTGGGAAGGATCGCCGGGCGATCACATCGTGATCCCGCGTACCCGCCACAGCCTGCATGCACTCGAAAATTCGGTGGTGCTGCTGACCGTGGTCAAGCCGCACGCCTAGATCGCGGGGCCGAGCAGGTCGTCGGCGTCTTTGATGACGTAGCCGTAGCCCTGCTCGGCCAGAAACCGTTGCCGGTGCGCGGCGTACTCCGCGTCCAGCGAATCACGCGAGACCACGGAGTAGAACACCGCGCCGCCGCCGTTGGCCTTCGGACGCAGCAGCCGGCCCAGGCGCTGCGCCTCTTCCTGGCGGGAGCCGAAGGTGCCTGAAACCTGAACGGCGACAGATGCTTCCGGTAGGTCGATGGAGAAGTTCGCCACCTTGCTGACCACCAGTGTGGTGATCTCGCCGCGGCGGAACGCGTCGAACAGAGCCTCGCGCTCGGAGTTCTTCGTCGACCCCTGAATCACCGGCGCATCCAACTCCTCGCCCAGTTCCTCCAGCTGATCCAGGTAGGCACCGATCACGAGGGTCGGTTCGCCGGGGTGACGTTCCAGGATCGAGCGGACCACCGCGATCTTGGTGTGCACGGTCGAACACAGTTTGTAGCGTTCCTCGGG
Protein-coding regions in this window:
- a CDS encoding cupin domain-containing protein, translated to MEKISLTAIARQQLTSALAASNGRSATTVYGGHEHQLRQTVIALKGGTGLDEHESPGEATLQVIDGRVKLATAEASWEGSPGDHIVIPRTRHSLHALENSVVLLTVVKPHA